From Chryseobacterium joostei, the proteins below share one genomic window:
- a CDS encoding efflux transporter outer membrane subunit produces the protein MKIKNIAYIAFISGTAISCKVQKYEQPEVKMPEAFRSDSIVVEQNENIAKISYKDFFKDPVLVGLIDKAMVQNNDLQVALKQIEFASLAYTQSKWGNVPTISASANGNINRPSDNSMNGMMAGQFMGKRYMEDYTAALNFSWEADIWGKIKGRKEQALAEYLKTQEAAKAVKTQVVAAVVQGYYNLLMLDTQLEITKSNLAYADNTLKFLVKQQELGMTTALAVQQQEIVKDQILKSIPAIESSVTTQENALSLLTGSMPGKIERSASLNNVQSSDHISAGVPLELLSYRPDVKTAELEVRKSVAAIHVAKMNMYPSLNITAQGGVNAFQISKWFSVPGSLFGMVAGAVAQPILNGKQLKTQYEQSKVMADQAEIGFKQSVLKAVGEVSDALVQIQKLEEQQKIAEGLVVKSNDAVKKADLLFKYNSATYVEVIIAQTNKLQIELELASLKAQRLNAITALYRSVGGGWQ, from the coding sequence ATGAAAATTAAAAATATAGCATATATCGCATTCATTTCAGGGACGGCCATTTCCTGCAAAGTTCAGAAGTATGAACAGCCTGAAGTGAAGATGCCTGAAGCTTTCAGAAGTGACAGTATTGTTGTAGAGCAAAACGAAAACATAGCCAAGATCAGCTACAAGGATTTTTTCAAGGATCCGGTTTTAGTTGGTTTGATTGATAAAGCTATGGTGCAGAATAATGATCTGCAGGTAGCCTTAAAGCAGATAGAATTTGCCTCATTGGCCTACACTCAAAGCAAGTGGGGGAATGTACCCACCATTAGTGCTTCTGCAAACGGAAATATCAACCGTCCTTCGGATAATAGTATGAACGGGATGATGGCAGGACAATTTATGGGTAAAAGGTATATGGAAGATTATACCGCAGCCCTCAATTTTTCATGGGAAGCAGATATCTGGGGCAAAATTAAAGGAAGAAAGGAGCAGGCATTAGCAGAGTATCTTAAAACCCAGGAAGCCGCAAAGGCGGTAAAAACACAAGTAGTGGCGGCTGTAGTTCAGGGATATTATAACCTATTGATGCTGGATACTCAATTAGAAATTACAAAATCCAACCTGGCTTACGCTGATAATACATTGAAATTTTTGGTAAAGCAGCAAGAATTGGGGATGACAACTGCCTTGGCGGTACAACAACAGGAAATTGTAAAAGATCAGATCCTGAAATCTATTCCGGCTATTGAAAGTTCGGTTACAACACAGGAAAACGCGTTGAGTCTACTAACCGGATCTATGCCCGGAAAAATTGAAAGAAGTGCCAGTCTGAATAATGTTCAGTCTTCGGATCATATTTCAGCGGGAGTTCCTTTGGAATTATTAAGCTACAGACCTGATGTGAAAACTGCTGAGCTTGAGGTAAGAAAAAGTGTTGCTGCCATTCATGTTGCAAAAATGAATATGTATCCGTCATTGAATATCACGGCACAAGGAGGAGTAAATGCTTTCCAGATCAGTAAATGGTTCAGTGTTCCGGGATCTCTTTTCGGGATGGTGGCCGGAGCAGTTGCTCAGCCAATTTTAAATGGAAAACAACTGAAAACCCAGTATGAACAGTCTAAGGTAATGGCTGATCAGGCTGAAATAGGCTTTAAACAATCTGTCTTAAAAGCTGTAGGAGAGGTCTCTGATGCATTGGTACAAATCCAAAAGCTGGAAGAGCAACAGAAAATTGCAGAAGGATTGGTTGTAAAGTCTAATGATGCTGTAAAGAAAGCTGATTTGTTATTCAAATATAATTCAGCAACATACGTGGAGGTAATCATTGCTCAAACCAATAAGCTTCAGATTGAACTGGAGCTTGCTTCCCTGAAAGCTCAACGATTGAATGCCATAACAGCGCTTTATCGTTCTGTAGGGGGCGGATGGCAATAA
- a CDS encoding efflux RND transporter permease subunit: MLKKIIKRPVLATVISVLLVILGIVGMVSLPITKFPDIAPPTVMVTAAYPGANAETIARSVAPPLENAINGVENMDYITSTASNDGTLSITVIFKLGTDPDQAAINVQNRVAQVTNQLPAEVIQAGITTVKRQNSMIAMVSLTSKDGSMNDLFLENYAKINIVPELKRVKGVGDAMVYGNKDYSMRIWLDPNKLTSYNLTPSDVSRAIQTQNLEAAPGRLGERSKEVMEYVLRYKGKFTEPEQYENITIKALNDGSVLKLKDIAKVEFGAYSYTVSSNFNKKASVTMAIFQMAGSNANEVQIALQERMKELEKSFPEGMSYEIPYATKEALDQSIEQVIHTLIEAFILVFIVVYIFLQDFRSTLIPAIAVPVSIVGTFFFMKIFGFSINILTLFALVLAIGIVVDDAIVVVEAVHAKMEHKKLNARAATMSAMSEITGAIVSITLIMSAVFVPVAFMSGSTGLFYQQFALTLAIAIVISAINALTLSPALCALFLKQNHGSTHEKMNFKDRFFAGFNASFNKLTFRYGKAVLFLLKKKWIALAIIVAFGGLFAWMSMTTPKGFIPDEDQSFIIVTANLAPGASKDRTSKVVSDTEDLLMKNPAVDKVISVDGLNLFSGSMSSSAASIFVKLKKSGARGAVNNINDIIGQTQGMLSQDKRANFLVINTPTVDGFGNTSGMELVLQDRTNGELQNLGNISYGMMGALMQRPEVAVAFTTFDVTYPQFEVLVDEVKSAQLGVNVSDVLGVMQGYYGSIQASDFNRFGKYYRVLVQSTPETRQDKESLNGIFVKNNLGQMVPVNTLVSLKQVTGAEVVDRFNLFNSSNLTVMAAPGYSTGQAMAAVEEVSKQVLPPGYTYDYKGMSREEAGSSSQSVMIFGLCIVFVFFLLSAQYESYILPFAVLIAIPVGLSGVFVGITFAELSNNIYVQIALVMLIGLLAKNGILIVEFAIQRRRAGKSLIASAVEGAKARLRPILMTSLAFITGLLPLIFVVGPSAMGNHSIGYAAISGMLFGTILGIFVVPVLFVVFQALHEKINGSVVTDADWEY, encoded by the coding sequence ATGTTAAAGAAAATTATAAAAAGACCCGTACTGGCAACGGTTATTTCCGTGTTGCTGGTTATTCTCGGGATTGTCGGCATGGTCAGTCTGCCGATTACAAAATTTCCGGACATTGCGCCGCCTACCGTTATGGTAACAGCTGCGTATCCGGGTGCTAATGCTGAAACAATTGCAAGATCTGTGGCACCACCATTGGAAAACGCAATTAATGGAGTGGAAAATATGGATTACATCACTTCTACAGCAAGTAACGATGGTACATTAAGCATCACCGTGATCTTTAAGCTGGGAACTGATCCCGATCAGGCAGCCATTAACGTTCAGAACAGGGTAGCGCAGGTGACCAATCAGCTTCCTGCTGAGGTTATTCAGGCAGGAATTACCACCGTGAAGAGGCAGAATAGTATGATTGCGATGGTTTCCCTGACCAGTAAAGACGGTTCAATGAATGATCTTTTCCTTGAAAACTATGCAAAGATCAATATTGTACCAGAGCTGAAAAGGGTGAAGGGAGTAGGAGATGCCATGGTTTACGGAAACAAGGACTATTCAATGCGTATCTGGCTGGATCCGAATAAACTGACTTCATATAACCTTACGCCATCCGATGTTTCCCGTGCGATTCAGACTCAAAACCTTGAAGCGGCACCCGGAAGATTAGGAGAAAGAAGTAAGGAGGTAATGGAGTATGTTCTTCGATACAAAGGAAAGTTTACCGAACCTGAACAGTATGAAAATATTACCATTAAAGCACTGAACGATGGTTCTGTTTTAAAATTAAAAGATATTGCAAAGGTAGAATTTGGAGCTTACAGTTATACGGTTTCTTCCAATTTCAATAAAAAAGCTTCAGTAACGATGGCAATATTTCAGATGGCAGGATCAAATGCCAATGAAGTACAGATTGCTCTTCAGGAAAGAATGAAGGAGCTTGAAAAATCGTTTCCGGAAGGAATGAGCTATGAAATTCCGTATGCAACGAAAGAAGCATTGGATCAATCCATAGAACAGGTAATTCATACCCTGATAGAAGCATTTATTCTTGTATTCATCGTGGTATATATCTTCCTTCAGGATTTCCGTTCAACGTTAATTCCGGCCATTGCAGTTCCCGTATCTATTGTAGGAACATTCTTTTTTATGAAGATTTTCGGATTCTCGATCAATATTTTGACATTGTTTGCATTGGTACTGGCCATTGGTATTGTGGTGGATGATGCCATTGTAGTGGTAGAAGCAGTTCATGCTAAGATGGAGCACAAAAAACTGAATGCAAGGGCCGCAACTATGTCAGCGATGAGTGAGATTACAGGAGCTATTGTTTCAATTACCCTGATTATGTCTGCGGTATTCGTTCCCGTAGCCTTTATGAGTGGTTCCACAGGATTGTTCTATCAACAGTTTGCGTTAACATTGGCTATTGCCATTGTGATTTCAGCCATCAATGCATTGACTCTAAGCCCTGCTTTGTGTGCCTTGTTCTTAAAGCAAAACCATGGTAGTACTCATGAAAAGATGAACTTTAAGGACCGTTTCTTTGCCGGATTCAATGCGAGCTTTAATAAGCTGACATTCCGTTACGGGAAAGCAGTACTGTTTCTTTTAAAGAAAAAATGGATTGCATTGGCTATCATTGTAGCTTTCGGAGGATTGTTTGCATGGATGTCTATGACAACCCCCAAAGGATTTATTCCGGATGAAGATCAGAGTTTTATCATTGTTACAGCAAACCTTGCTCCCGGAGCATCAAAGGATAGAACTTCAAAAGTAGTTTCTGATACGGAAGACCTTTTGATGAAAAATCCGGCAGTGGATAAAGTAATTTCGGTAGACGGGTTGAACCTATTCAGTGGTTCCATGTCATCTTCAGCAGCTTCTATTTTCGTTAAACTGAAAAAATCAGGAGCCAGAGGAGCGGTTAACAATATTAATGACATTATCGGGCAAACGCAGGGAATGCTTTCTCAGGATAAAAGAGCCAATTTCCTTGTCATCAATACCCCAACGGTTGATGGTTTCGGAAATACCAGCGGGATGGAGCTTGTACTTCAGGACCGTACCAATGGTGAACTTCAGAACCTTGGGAATATTTCCTACGGAATGATGGGTGCTTTGATGCAGAGACCCGAAGTTGCAGTGGCTTTTACCACTTTCGATGTTACTTATCCGCAATTTGAAGTGCTTGTAGATGAAGTAAAATCTGCCCAGCTTGGAGTAAACGTTTCTGATGTTTTAGGAGTAATGCAAGGGTATTACGGAAGTATTCAGGCTTCGGATTTCAACAGATTCGGAAAATATTACAGAGTATTGGTACAGTCTACTCCGGAAACCAGACAGGATAAAGAATCCTTGAACGGAATTTTCGTGAAAAATAATTTAGGCCAGATGGTGCCTGTCAACACCTTGGTAAGCTTAAAGCAGGTAACAGGTGCTGAAGTGGTAGACCGTTTCAACCTTTTCAACTCATCTAACTTAACGGTAATGGCTGCTCCTGGTTACAGTACAGGTCAGGCCATGGCAGCAGTGGAAGAAGTCAGCAAGCAGGTACTTCCTCCGGGATATACTTATGATTATAAAGGGATGAGCCGTGAAGAAGCAGGTTCCAGCTCACAGTCAGTAATGATTTTCGGGTTGTGTATCGTATTCGTATTCTTCCTATTATCAGCTCAGTATGAAAGTTATATTCTTCCATTCGCTGTATTAATCGCTATTCCGGTAGGTTTATCAGGGGTGTTCGTGGGAATTACTTTCGCAGAGCTATCCAATAATATCTACGTTCAGATTGCTTTAGTCATGTTGATCGGACTTTTGGCGAAGAACGGTATTTTGATTGTAGAATTTGCCATTCAGAGACGTAGAGCAGGAAAAAGCCTTATCGCATCTGCAGTTGAAGGTGCTAAAGCCCGTCTACGTCCTATCCTTATGACTTCCCTTGCGTTTATTACCGGATTATTACCATTGATATTTGTGGTAGGTCCGTCAGCAATGGGTAACCATTCCATTGGATATGCTGCCATTTCAGGGATGCTTTTTGGAACCATCTTAGGAATTTTTGTTGTTCCCGTTCTTTTTGTGGTATTCCAGGCTTTACATGAAAAAATAAATGGAAGCGTGGTAACAGATGCGGATTGGGAATATTAA
- a CDS encoding efflux RND transporter periplasmic adaptor subunit encodes MQRFFIQKSTILFLSLIVLAGCRKNNQNQSYQQQAPELPVDIVKQGDASVSREYAASIEGISNVEIRPQITGYLSKIFVDEGDYVRAGQPLFKIEDQIFGEQLKSAQAALITAQANLSTSKIDLDRKKELFRNKMVSDIQVKEAEAAYNAARGAVSQSSSAIESAKINLNFSTIKAPVSGFIGRFNYRLGSLMTPGNQEPITLLSDIHQVYTYFSLSENDFNNFQKQYVGSNIDEVIKNTPAVSLLLSSGEKYAETGRIDAVEGQFNKTTGSITLRAKFNNPNNLLRSGNTGKILLDQFYSNVVLLPIASTRTIQDKVFVFTIKDGKAAMLPVEINGKAGDNFIVSKGLKAGDQYIVSGFDRLQPGTPVVAQKKNAQQKKS; translated from the coding sequence ATGCAAAGATTTTTTATTCAGAAATCAACCATACTTTTCCTCTCGCTCATTGTCTTGGCGGGATGTAGGAAAAATAACCAAAACCAATCTTATCAACAGCAGGCACCAGAGCTTCCTGTAGACATAGTAAAACAGGGAGATGCTTCTGTTTCCAGAGAATATGCTGCATCTATTGAAGGGATTTCCAATGTGGAAATAAGACCTCAGATAACCGGATATCTAAGCAAGATTTTTGTAGATGAAGGTGATTATGTAAGAGCAGGCCAACCCCTGTTCAAAATTGAGGACCAGATATTCGGGGAACAGTTGAAGAGCGCTCAGGCAGCCTTAATTACAGCACAGGCAAATCTTTCAACTTCTAAGATTGACTTGGATAGGAAAAAGGAGCTTTTTAGGAATAAAATGGTTTCCGATATTCAGGTAAAAGAGGCTGAGGCAGCATATAATGCAGCAAGAGGAGCCGTAAGCCAGTCATCATCTGCTATTGAATCCGCAAAAATTAATCTTAATTTTTCTACGATTAAAGCTCCGGTAAGCGGGTTTATCGGAAGATTCAACTATCGTTTGGGAAGCTTGATGACTCCCGGTAATCAGGAGCCGATTACTTTATTGTCAGATATTCATCAGGTGTATACCTACTTCAGCTTAAGTGAAAATGACTTTAATAATTTTCAGAAGCAATATGTAGGTAGCAATATTGATGAGGTAATTAAAAATACACCTGCAGTATCTCTGTTGCTTTCCAGTGGTGAAAAATATGCTGAAACAGGAAGGATTGATGCGGTGGAAGGACAATTCAACAAAACGACAGGTTCCATTACCCTAAGGGCAAAATTCAATAATCCAAACAATCTTTTGAGAAGCGGAAATACAGGAAAGATCTTACTGGATCAGTTCTACAGCAATGTTGTATTACTTCCGATTGCTTCTACCAGAACCATTCAGGATAAAGTTTTTGTGTTCACCATCAAAGATGGAAAAGCAGCAATGCTACCCGTGGAAATTAACGGAAAAGCAGGAGATAACTTCATCGTATCCAAAGGGCTTAAAGCTGGTGATCAATACATTGTTTCCGGCTTCGACAGATTACAGCCTGGAACTCCTGTAGTGGCACAAAAGAAGAATGCTCAACAGAAAAAATCGTAA
- a CDS encoding helix-turn-helix domain-containing protein: MAKKSPKEPGFVSQLAFDEVLEQVEFDLRIKEFVVMEIDKANYIIKPNMPYRSDYFCIFLVQQGSVGFRLDDKSYEVSKGDLVFCPMAETFWVDNIADDYDAKYIFFSVDFISQAGFNYKSNNVLKSLSSDPTHIIRNEPELYRKLDFHLDELRVLNNKEKDNYYFNEMIWHHFSLVIYEIDNYFKKIEKPHVVTHREDELTTSFFKLVQEHFKEEHNVQFYADRLFISRKYLTKVINKTMLKSPRDIIHQVLAVEARLLLKNPNLNVNEVAAQLKFSDQASFSKFFKKHTGRSPLEYRKDDLY, from the coding sequence ATGGCGAAAAAATCCCCAAAAGAACCCGGTTTTGTTTCACAGTTGGCTTTTGATGAAGTATTGGAACAGGTAGAATTTGATCTTAGGATCAAAGAATTTGTCGTGATGGAAATTGATAAAGCCAATTACATCATTAAGCCCAATATGCCTTACCGATCAGATTATTTCTGTATTTTTCTTGTACAGCAAGGGAGTGTGGGTTTTAGGCTTGATGATAAAAGCTATGAAGTTTCTAAAGGAGATCTTGTTTTTTGTCCGATGGCTGAAACTTTTTGGGTTGATAATATTGCTGATGATTATGATGCAAAATATATCTTCTTTTCGGTAGATTTTATTTCCCAGGCTGGTTTTAATTATAAATCCAATAATGTCCTGAAAAGTCTCTCATCTGATCCTACTCATATTATCAGGAACGAGCCTGAATTGTATAGAAAGCTGGATTTTCACCTTGATGAATTGAGGGTACTGAATAATAAGGAAAAGGATAACTATTACTTTAATGAGATGATCTGGCATCACTTTTCTCTGGTTATTTATGAAATAGATAATTACTTTAAAAAGATTGAAAAGCCGCATGTGGTTACCCATAGAGAGGATGAACTTACTACCAGTTTCTTTAAGCTGGTTCAGGAGCATTTCAAGGAAGAGCACAATGTACAGTTCTATGCTGACAGGTTATTTATTAGCCGAAAATATCTTACCAAGGTCATTAATAAAACAATGCTGAAAAGTCCGCGGGATATTATTCATCAGGTGTTGGCTGTAGAAGCAAGGTTGTTGCTTAAAAATCCCAATCTCAACGTCAATGAAGTTGCTGCACAACTTAAGTTCTCAGATCAGGCGTCTTTCAGTAAGTTTTTTAAAAAACATACCGGGAGATCACCTTTAGAATACAGGAAAGATGATTTGTATTGA